A window of the Dyadobacter pollutisoli genome harbors these coding sequences:
- a CDS encoding outer membrane beta-barrel protein translates to MKNPLLFSLTLLLIAGSVQAQNSHKFKRFGVGIYAGPQLFGKIYTDDKLADISGITAGLDIRYAFSKQPQGFSLHLQPSFNTFRHFTAEGANTQFYRETTWRWEAFHLPLLARYTFTSGRIRPFAEIGPTLRFRKALTIREYGYICGFAGCSNSDYTTNLQSEVNKDPIVLTAAAGVEIDVWKVTIPISVRLQEGLSSYEMKGYLADGPYYEGLKTRAIQVTAGISF, encoded by the coding sequence ATGAAAAATCCATTACTCTTTTCCCTCACGCTTCTGCTCATCGCAGGTTCTGTTCAGGCTCAGAATTCTCATAAATTCAAGAGGTTTGGCGTAGGAATTTATGCCGGGCCGCAGCTTTTTGGGAAAATATATACTGACGACAAGCTCGCCGATATCTCGGGCATTACAGCCGGTCTGGACATCAGGTATGCGTTCTCGAAACAGCCACAAGGTTTCTCCCTGCATTTGCAACCCAGTTTCAATACTTTTCGGCATTTCACTGCCGAGGGCGCCAATACGCAGTTCTATCGCGAAACTACCTGGCGATGGGAAGCATTTCATTTGCCACTGCTTGCCAGGTACACTTTTACCTCTGGCAGGATTAGGCCCTTTGCTGAAATTGGCCCTACGCTCCGGTTCCGCAAAGCTTTAACGATCCGAGAGTACGGCTACATCTGCGGTTTTGCAGGTTGCAGCAACAGCGACTATACCACCAATCTTCAATCAGAAGTTAACAAAGACCCGATTGTACTGACTGCCGCAGCCGGTGTCGAAATTGATGTTTGGAAAGTAACCATCCCGATTTCCGTAAGGTTGCAGGAGGGTTTAAGTAGCTACGAAATGAAGGGTTACCTGGCAGACGGCCCCTATTATGAAGGATTGAAAACCAGGGCGATACAAGTTACGGCAGGGATTAGTTTTTAA
- a CDS encoding NAD(P)-binding protein yields the protein MSYQRKKIVIIGGGAAGVSAAAYALQKGFLDVTLIESSGTLGGLHKDVEIDGLHFDLGAFFFWQHHNILRLFPGLAQILVYAESSKHFALTNQHNLDHYPLTLKSYIQENGYLDTAADFFRVFYRRISKPISTCKNVSDVMTYYMGPFFKKTGLHFYLERLYGLDPKLLDTEFAYHRLESVISKFTIKNMLDALSKGDLNYFKKYEILRETWARPESGFESMYQFIQAQLQELKCEIILRENVERINLREKTIETGSGLTISYDYLFSSQPLMTTASMSGISLDLDLKYRPLCSLFYEVPFEIMKDCFVLFNFTHRGRWKRATFHSNYYNRNKSGDCELRHYFVVESLPELTQSESETAHLLDQDFKSTFVATKWEDNFQHAKLVGHHVTRNAYPVFDMGFDRSRITNFKQCMQDEGVYMVGRQGQFVHNSSSDASRSSILAIDDIIEKTKSQGDLSAMRHSAL from the coding sequence ATGTCATATCAGCGCAAGAAAATTGTGATCATCGGCGGCGGCGCTGCGGGTGTTTCAGCTGCCGCCTATGCTTTGCAAAAGGGATTTCTGGATGTGACGCTCATAGAGAGCTCAGGAACGCTGGGAGGACTTCATAAGGACGTCGAGATAGATGGCCTGCATTTCGATCTGGGTGCATTTTTCTTTTGGCAGCATCATAATATATTGAGGCTTTTTCCTGGTCTGGCTCAAATACTCGTTTATGCAGAGAGCAGCAAACATTTCGCCCTCACTAATCAGCACAATCTGGATCATTATCCCCTGACGCTAAAAAGCTATATCCAGGAAAATGGTTACCTAGATACTGCTGCCGATTTCTTTCGCGTTTTCTACCGCAGGATTTCAAAGCCGATCTCCACCTGTAAAAATGTGTCGGATGTGATGACATATTATATGGGTCCCTTTTTCAAAAAGACTGGACTTCATTTTTACCTTGAACGGCTGTATGGACTTGACCCTAAGCTTCTAGACACCGAATTTGCTTACCACCGGCTTGAAAGCGTTATTTCAAAATTTACGATTAAAAATATGCTCGACGCTCTCTCAAAAGGCGACCTGAATTATTTCAAAAAATATGAAATCCTTCGAGAAACCTGGGCGCGCCCAGAGTCCGGCTTTGAAAGCATGTACCAATTTATTCAAGCCCAATTACAAGAACTTAAATGCGAGATAATCTTAAGGGAGAATGTTGAACGAATTAATCTGCGTGAGAAGACAATCGAAACAGGATCTGGACTGACCATTTCCTATGACTATCTATTTTCGTCGCAACCTCTTATGACCACCGCTTCTATGTCAGGGATTTCATTGGATTTAGATTTAAAATATAGGCCTCTGTGCAGTTTGTTCTATGAAGTCCCATTTGAAATCATGAAAGACTGCTTTGTATTATTCAATTTCACACATCGGGGAAGATGGAAACGCGCTACTTTTCACTCCAATTATTACAATAGAAACAAAAGTGGAGATTGCGAACTGCGTCACTATTTTGTAGTTGAGTCGCTGCCTGAACTCACCCAGTCCGAGAGCGAAACAGCGCATCTGTTGGATCAAGACTTTAAGAGTACATTTGTTGCAACAAAGTGGGAGGATAACTTCCAACACGCAAAACTTGTGGGTCACCACGTTACGCGAAATGCCTATCCTGTTTTCGACATGGGATTTGATAGAAGCAGAATTACCAATTTCAAGCAATGCATGCAGGATGAGGGTGTATATATGGTTGGCAGACAAGGCCAATTTGTACATAATAGTTCAAGCGACGCTTCCCGAAGCTCCATACTGGCTATCGATGATATTATCGAAAAAACAAAAAGTCAGGGCGACTTATCCGCTATGCGGCACTCGGCTTTGTAG
- a CDS encoding Nif3-like dinuclear metal center hexameric protein, with translation MNNKLLFSHIQPRRNFLLHSLKASAGLALFSPDLSWGKTSNTIKKTWTVQQVMDLVMKDGNLSPISDTVDTLKSGKAGQTVTGIVTTMFATVAVIKEAAKRNANFIIAHEPTFYNHLDKPDWVKNNQVVKKKQELLEKHQIAVWRFHDYCHSLKPDAVSYGVAKKANWLSYYKTGSEVLTIPSVALGDLVKHLKKSLDIKQLRVIGELDQPCAKVVLMPGAWGGTRHVAKVEAENPDVLIVGEVSEWETAEYIRDSRLLGGKTALIILGHSVSEEPGMEYFAEWLQPKLSDLKVTHIASEDPFKWL, from the coding sequence ATGAACAACAAGCTCCTGTTTTCCCATATTCAACCAAGAAGAAACTTTCTTCTTCATTCACTCAAAGCCTCTGCTGGACTGGCTCTATTCTCGCCGGATTTGTCATGGGGTAAAACTTCAAACACGATCAAAAAGACCTGGACAGTGCAGCAGGTAATGGATCTGGTTATGAAAGACGGTAACCTTTCACCGATCAGTGACACAGTAGACACATTGAAGTCCGGCAAGGCGGGACAGACCGTTACTGGTATTGTAACGACCATGTTTGCGACCGTGGCAGTGATCAAGGAGGCGGCAAAACGCAATGCCAACTTCATTATCGCCCATGAGCCTACGTTTTACAACCATCTTGATAAACCCGACTGGGTCAAAAACAATCAGGTTGTTAAGAAAAAGCAGGAGCTGCTCGAAAAGCATCAAATCGCCGTCTGGCGGTTTCACGACTATTGCCATTCATTAAAACCAGATGCAGTCAGTTACGGTGTTGCGAAAAAAGCCAATTGGCTATCCTACTACAAAACCGGTTCGGAAGTACTCACCATACCTTCCGTCGCATTGGGCGACCTGGTGAAGCATTTAAAAAAATCATTGGACATTAAACAGTTACGGGTAATTGGCGAGCTTGACCAGCCATGCGCCAAAGTCGTACTCATGCCAGGAGCCTGGGGCGGCACACGCCACGTAGCAAAAGTAGAAGCCGAAAATCCCGATGTACTGATTGTAGGAGAAGTCTCCGAATGGGAAACAGCCGAATATATCCGAGACAGTAGATTACTAGGAGGCAAAACAGCATTGATTATCCTGGGGCATTCTGTCAGCGAGGAACCCGGCATGGAATACTTTGCAGAATGGCTTCAACCCAAGCTGTCAGATCTGAAGGTAACGCACATTGCCTCGGAAGATCCGTTTAAGTGGCTTTGA